One region of Solanum stenotomum isolate F172 unplaced genomic scaffold, ASM1918654v1 scaffold31395, whole genome shotgun sequence genomic DNA includes:
- the LOC125851988 gene encoding putative late blight resistance protein homolog R1A-3, with translation MEPSQSILFNNVKRLQFLENLKLINVGQTDQTQLRLPPASLFPTKLRKLTLSDTWLEWDDMSVLKQLKCLQVLKLKDNAFKGERWELNGGFPFLQVLCIERANLVSWNASGDHFPRLKHLHISCDKLEKIPIGLADIRSLQVMDLRNSTKSAAKSAREIQAKKSKLQTAKSQKFELSVFPPDSDVQTAS, from the coding sequence ATGGAACCAAGTCAGTCCATATTGTTCAACAATGTTAAGAGGCTGCAATTTCTTGAGAACTTGAAGCTGATAAATGTTGGTCAGACTGATCAGACACAATTACGCCTTCCTCCAGCATCTCTATTTCCAACTAAGTTGAGGAAGCTGACTTTATCAGACACCTGGTTGGAGTGGGATGATATGTCTGTATTGAAACAGTTGAAGTGCCTTCAAGTCTTGAAGCTGAAAGACAATGCATTTAAGGGAGAGCGCTGGGAACTAAATGGAGGTTTTCCTTTCCTACAAGTGTTATGCATTGAAAGGGCAAACTTAGTTTCTTGGAATGCTTCGGGTGATCACTTCCCGAGACTTAAACATCTTCACATATCATGTGATAAACTTGAGAAGATCCCCATTGGCCTGGCTGATATACGCAGCCTCCAAGTGATGGATTTGCGAAATTCCACCAAATCAGCAGCAAAATCTGCCCGAGAGATACAAGCCAAAAAAAGCAAGCTGCAAACTGCTAAATCCCAGAAGTTCGAGCTTTCTGTATTCCCTCCTGATTCTGATGTACAGACAGCTTCTTAG